From Panthera uncia isolate 11264 chromosome D3 unlocalized genomic scaffold, Puncia_PCG_1.0 HiC_scaffold_8, whole genome shotgun sequence:
GGTTCGTCAGGCGCCGCCTTGCGGTAGAAGCCGAGCTCCTGCACAAGCTCATTAATCTCCTCGCGGGTCATTTCGCTGAGTGGGATTCGCTTGAAGTAGAAGAGGGAGGTCAGTGCACCTCGCCCCGCCCTTAGCCCCGCCCCCCGTCTGGCTTCCAAGGCCTCACCTCCAGTTCTTCGTAGCGGTGGCCCAGCAGGACGAGCTCTGGGTCTGCCCCTGGGAGATGTTTCATTACCATGTTGTGACTGGAGTTGTTAAGGTGGGTTGTGGTGACCTGAGGCAGGTGGGGTCTCCCACCGACGAAGAGAAAGTGAATAGCGCTGCCTCTTTAGCCCAGGTAGGGTAGGGATCCACATTTACATGTGAGGAAATTAGAGTTCAAAGAAGCAAAGGGCCCTCTTTTTCTGTGTCAGTGGCAACCATCACTAGTCAATTTCTCTTGCCTACCACCTAGAAATTCTCTGGCCAGTCACTATCAATCAATTCCACTTGTCAGATGAAAACCATTTGTCATCCCTATCTGTAAAGTTAAGTGGAAGGAGATTCTCCCAGATCCAcctccccattctccctcccccagaaCGGAAAAAAAGGATACTATAAAGGGATATCCTGGGTGACAAAGGCCTTCACCTGGGGAAGAACCAGAGCATCAGACCCCAACCACCTTCAAACACCAACAGAAAACTGAAGCCTGCTAAGGTCACACGCCCTTGACTCCCATCCCAGGGAACTTCCCCCACCCAATCTTTGGGATGTTACCCTCCCCTCAAGTTCAGTGGTGACAGAGCTGGAGACCCCTTCCTTCAAACTTACCTCCTTCAGGCGATTCAGCTGTCATCCCCCACAGGTCTGGAGGGAGACAAAAAGGGATAGGTCAGAAGTCCTTCATGTCTGCCCCAACCACACCCTCCAGACCATTTTACCCTCGTCCCAGAGTTGGGTGGGGCTATGGATTACCCCTGGAACAGCAGCTCCCAAGGTATGGAGATGGAGGTTCCTTATGGGCAAAAGGGGGAACTCTGtaaagatgggaaaactgaggcttctgAACATtaggagagagaagagcaagGCCAGAGACCCAAAGGGCACTTACCAGCCTTGGGGCTGTTGCCTGCACACCTTACTGACTGTTGACTCACTCCCAATCAATGCCCAAAAGAAATGATTACTTCTTTCAGGCAGTAGAGACCGAGGCCTGGTCTTTGGCCCCTAAAGCCTCAGGGTGAAGGCAGACCAGAAGTAAACAGCTCAGAATTGCCCTGGGAGATCCCATTAGAGATACCTGCCATCTGGTCCCTGTCTAACCCCATGAAGAACTGCCCCTCCATTTGGTTGCTTCCCCAACATGGGAGGGTGGGTGCTCTCCCCCAGCACTCCCAGAGGGAGAGTGCCACCTCCCAGCAGGAGTCCAGACCCCAGGAACACCCATTCTagtcttccctcctcctccccctccttttgtCAGACAGTAAACTAAGGCCCGTAGAGGATCTGTGATGATTCAAGTCACACACAAAACAGGGGCTCTGGCGGGTAATTTCCCCACAGAGGAGGATGAGGGACTACTGCTGAGTTAAGTGTTGGTAATGCAGTTGGCTTTTGCGTGGTGGGGCAAGCGCCCAGAGTCTTCCTTCCCTCAGGCAAGGGAGAGACAACCGGAACTGGGTGGGGGAGGAATTCCAGTAAAAACTGGAATAATGGGAGGATGTAAAGTTGGGCTCCAGAGGGCAAGTTTAGAAGAGTCACAGGCCCGGAGTAGAGTTAGGGGACAGGGCCAGTGTGTCTGGGGACCCGCTGTCCGGCCGGATGGGAAACTGGGGAGGAGTTCGTATTTCCAGGCCGCAAGATCGCATGTCTGGGGGCTGCCACGGTGGGTGCTGGGACGTcctgaggctggggagaggggagggatggTTCTGGCCCTGAGGGGAATTTGGGAGTCGGGAGGGTCGTCGGGTCAAAATGAGCGGTGATTCCAAGGCTAAAAGGCCACAGGGTTGTGGGTAGTGGTCCCTGAGCTAGGGACCAGCGCACTTACCTCTACCCGGGCTCGGGCCAGGCCGTGCAAGCGGTTCCAGTCGGGCCGGAAGGTGGTGACGGCAGCCGCAAGAGCCgcaagaagcagcagcaggggtGGTGGAGGAAGCGGGAGGTGCATCGGAACCGGGCCGAAGATGATCCGCAAGAAGGAGGCGAACCGCTGGGCCCCTGCGCCACGTCTGGGTCCACCGGCTGGCCCCGCCCCCACTAAAGGCCCCACCCAGCTAGGGACCACGCCCCTAgctgtctgtctcctccccagGGGCCTCTAGCTCTCTCCCAGCGAGGTTCGGGGTCTTCTCTGGTCCGAAATCTCCTCTGGCCCTCAGGCCTCTAATTTTCCAGCCCCAAGAGTGTCCACGCTCCCTCTGCCTGCCGAGAGCGTAGAAGCTACGGCAGGATGAGGCCAGACAATGCTCCCTTACGCCGGCAGGGGGCGCGGGAGGGATGCAGACAAGGGAGTTTCTGGGCCAACCACTCGACTCGAagatgggggaaactgaggcttgaggaATTCTTGTTGGTGTCTTTTATTGCTTTGGATGAAATTCTGATCTAGGTTTCAAGCCCCTGGAGTACACATGATGGCGAACTGTGCAATGTTACGTACTTTGTAGGGGCTGGGAGGATAAAAGTGTTAATACACATAAAGCTCTTTAGAACAGTACCGGGAACATTGTTagctttcattatttcatttcttaccTCATAAAGGTCCTGTGCACTCTGTTTTGCAAGTTGAGAGACAGGCTTAGAAAAGTAGAGCGATGAGGTTGTggatctgggatttgaacctgaaACATCCCTGTGCTCATCTCATCAAACCAAAGATGACTGGATAAGGACACCACCTCCCCTCTTTAAGCCTGAGGCAGACACAGCAAATTAATCACCGTGCTCTTTCTTGTTAAATCTAGACGGaatcagaatccttctcaacatcAAGCCAAAGCTGCATGATGACTTTCATAGACCCTTAGGCATTTCTGCCTTCCTGGGCCTTTTCgtccattaaaataaataaataaatagatagataaataaataaataaataaataaataaaatatacattaaatattgcattttacaactgctttgatttaaaaaaatgaatacaatctTGACTGGattaattatatgtttttttcttttaattttaaaagaaatgaaaattaaaacatattcagAACCTCTAAAAGTGTCATGGGCCCTAGACACTGAGCCTAATGGATGAAGTCAGGTTTCTTTGCTTATACCCTGCTATTTCACATTCATTGACTTGATTGtaaagatataataataataggattAGAGTTGTTATTTAATACCCATTCTTTGTAAATACATTAGGGGCTGTAAATATAATTAGTTTTGTCCAGACTATTGACATGATAAGCTATGTCTAACACTCTATTTACTGCTGTGGAAATGTGAATTCATCCAAGTTTTCCAAGGGGCAATTTGACTCAACAAATCAAAACCCTAAAAGCATTTCTTCTACCCAGTCATTCCACTTGTCAGAATTTGGCCCAAAGTAATCATCAGAGAAGGGACCAATTGTTAGGTTATCAAAACATTGTTTACCCAGCTGTGGACTTCAGGGTCCATGCTCTGGCTCAAATTCTGGTGCCCAAGGCATGGGCAGTGGTGTCTGTGGGAGGAGCTGCTGAGTGTCGCTGGGCACTGGATTCCCTGTACCTTCTGGC
This genomic window contains:
- the SELENOM gene encoding selenoprotein M, with the translated sequence MHLPLPPPPLLLLLAALAAAVTTFRPDWNRLHGLARARVETCGGUQLNRLKEVKAFVTQDIPLYHNMVMKHLPGADPELVLLGHRYEELERIPLSEMTREEINELVQELGFYRKAAPDEPVPPEYLRAPARPDQGAPARADL